A window from Lepus europaeus isolate LE1 chromosome 20, mLepTim1.pri, whole genome shotgun sequence encodes these proteins:
- the LOC133749553 gene encoding zinc finger protein 26-like translates to MEIIKNLSHENTLSGDPICPHEEETEAERTVAECLRNCYQDSLTFDDVVVEFTQEEWTLLEPIQRYLYRDVMLENYKNVASVGCQVFKPSLISWLEEELELTKGEQGVLQEWEFNTKGTAHLPAIFGSDTSNDIELARSHHEGQLCDFNQCDTVSSEDTGIQIPMRTENTGNSSECNRNGKHFLPLHWRSSVGDKLSTLIQCEKPFSLTSDVCQRRRIQDRSDECSDYDQPFISQSQLQAHGPTPSEEKPSDLEQSGKAFTDSTTQAVPTQTQTTEKPSEYEECGKLFMYPFYLNNHMQNDTEKKSNEWKECGKAFPEPSGVTAHVQSNTGEKLYECKECGKAFITSSRLSEHLRSHTGEKPYGCYECGKAFASSSYLTAHLRTHTGEKPFVCPTCGKAFTRSCYLRVHMRTHTGEKPYECQECGKAFTGRSWLTIHLRTHTGEKPYECKECDKAFTSFALLNEHIKTHTGEKPFVCNVCTKSFRNSSCLKTHFRIHTGIKPYQCKDCGKAFSGRAGFTKHVLTHTGEKPYECKECGKTFRTSSGLTEHVRIHTGEKPFECYQCGKAMAHSSSLVAHLRTHTGEKPFECNMCEKAFTSSSYLRVHMRSHTGEKPYVCKDCGKAFIAHSGLSQHLRTHTGEKPNECKQCAKAFTTVPQLNEHIKTHTCEKPFQCMVCAKYFRNSSCLQTHFRIHTGEKPYECKECGKDFAARSGLTVHLRSHTGENSYDCKQCGKAFITSSSLIAHMRSHRGEKPFQCDQCGKAFASSSYFNAHLKTHNGEKPFECTVCGKAFTCSSYLRLHMRIHTGEKPFECTLCGKAFLCSSYLRIHMRTHTGEKPYVCKVCGKAFTERSGLSKHLRTHTGEKPYDCTECGKTFTSYSDLNEHKKSHWRGTLSV, encoded by the exons ATGGAAATTATCAAAAACTTGTCTCATG AAAATACACTTTCTGGGGACCCAATCTGTCCACAtgaagaagagacagaggcagaaaggacTGTGGCTGAATGCCTAAGAAATTGTTACCAG GACTCGTTGACATTTGACGATGTCGTTGTGGAATTCACTCAAGAGGAGTGGACTTTACTGGAACCAATTCAGAGATACCTTTACAGAGATGTAATGCTGGAGAACTACAAGAATGTGGCCTCAGTGG GCTGTCAGGTATTCAAACCTAGCCTGATATCTTGGTTGGAGGAAGAATTGGAGTTGACAAAAGGGGAACAAGGTGTTCTCCAGG AATGGGAATTTAATACCAAAGGAACAGCACATCTGCCTGCTATCTTTGGGTCAGATACCTCAAATGACATAGAACTG GCAAGAAGTCACCATGAAGGGCAACTCTGTGACTTTAACCAGTGTGACACAGTCTCCAGTGAAGACACAGGCATTCAGATACCTATGAGAACTGAAAATACAGGGAACAGTTCTGAGTGTAATCGGAACGGAAAACACTTCCTTCCTCTGCACTGGAGGAGCTCTGTTGGAGACAAACTTTCTACATTGATTCAATGTGAAAAACCCTTCAGCCTGACTTCCGATGTTTGCCAGAGAAGGAGAATACAAGACAGATCTGATGAATGCAGTGATTATGACCAACCCTTCATCAGTCAGTCACAGTTGCAGGCTCATGGGCCAACTCCTAGTGAAGAAAAACCATCTGATTTGGAGCAGAGTGGGAAAGCATTTACTGACTCCACAACTCAGGCTGTACCTACGCAAACACAGACTACAGAAAAACCCAGTGAATATGAGGAATGTGGAAAATTGTTCATGTATCCTTTCTACCTTAATAATCATATGCAAAATGACACTGAGAAGAAATCCAATGAGTGGAAGGAATGCGGGAAAGCCTTCCCTGAGCCCTCAGGCGTAACTGCACATGTGCAGAGTAACACAGGGGAGAAGTTGTATGAGTGCaaggaatgtgggaaagccttcattACATCCTCTCGACTTAGTGAGCACTTAAggagtcacacaggggagaaaccctatggATGTTATGAATGTGGTAAAGCCTTTGCCTCTTCTTCATATCTTACTGCACATTTAAGAACGCATACTGGGGAGAAGCCGTTTGTGTGTCCAACATGTGGGAAAGCTTTTACCCGATCTTGTTACCTTCGTGTTCACATGCGaactcacactggagagaaaccttacGAATGCcaggaatgtgggaaagcctttactGGGCGCTCATGGCTTACTATACATTTACGAACACATACTGGAGAGAAGCCCTATGAATGTAAGGAGTGTGATAAAGCCTTCACTAGCTTTGCTTTACTTAATGAACATATAAAAACTCACACTGGTGAGAAGCCCTTTGTATGTAACGTATGCACAAAGTCTTTCCGAAACTCCTCATGCCTTAAGACCCACTTTCGAATTCACACTGGAATAAAACCCTATCAGTGTAAGGACTGTGGGAAAGCTTTCAGTGGGCGTGCAGGCTTCACGAAGCATGTACTCACTCACACtggggagaagccttatgaatgtaaGGAGTGTGGGAAAACTTTCCGTACATCCTCAGGCCTTACTGAACATGTAAGAATTCACACGGGAGAGAAACCCTTTGAATGTTACCAATGTGGGAAAGCCATGGCTCATTCTTCATCTCTTGTTGCACATTTGAGAACTCATACTGGAGAGAAGCCTTTTGAGTGTAACATGTGTGAGAAAGCATTTACAAGTTCTTCCTACCTTCGTGTTCACATGCGTtctcacactggagagaaaccttatgtgTGTAAGGACTGTGGGAAAGCATTTATTGCACACTCGGGCCTTAGTCAACACTTACGGACACATACTGGAGAGAAGCCTAATGAATGTAAGCAATGTGCGAAAGCCTTCACTACCGTTCCTCAACTTAATGAACATATAAAAACTCACACTTGTGAGAAGCCTTTTCAGTGCATGGTATGTGCAAAGTATTTCAGAAATTCCTCATGCCTTCAGACACACTTTCgaattcacactggagagaaaccctatgaatgtaaggaATGTGGGAAGGACTTTGCTGCACGTTCAGGCCTTACTGTACATCTACGAAGTCACACTGGGGAGAATTCCTATGATTGCAAgcaatgtggaaaagccttcattACGTCCTCAAGCCTTATTGCTCACATGAGAAGTCACAGGGGAGAGAAACCCTTTCAGTGTGAccagtgtggaaaagcctttgcttcTTCCTCATATTTCAATGCACATTTGAAAACTCACAATGGAGAGAAGCCCTTTGAGTGTACAGTGTGTGGGAAAGCATTTACATGTTCCTCTTACCTTCGCCTTCACATGCgaattcacactggagagaagcctTTTGAGTGTACATTATGTGGGAAAGCATTTTTGTGTTCTTCTTACCTTCGTATTCACATGCGAACACACACTGGAGAGAAGCCTTATGTATGTAAGGTGTGTGGGAAAGCTTTCACTGAGCGTTCAGGCCTTAGTAAACATTTACGAACACACACTGGAGAGAAGCCCTATGATTGCACAGAATGTGGGAAAACTTTCACTAGTTATTCTGATCTTAATGAGCATAAGAAATCACACTGGAGAGGAACCCTTTCAGTGTAA